From a region of the Candidatus Omnitrophota bacterium genome:
- a CDS encoding sugar phosphate isomerase/epimerase family protein, which yields MKLGLCSWSYHKSLESGKLDFTGLLKVCAKELKVGGVDIIADHLPKTDKKSLIEYKKRATDLHLTIACLSPGNNFGSPKSEERKKEIEGIKKWLEAGYILGAPVLRIFSGWPYPYEDKDKLWPLMVDCIKQCEQNAKETGIVLAIEPHNDGGFLPTSGDTLRLIKEINSEWVKINLDTGNYQDPDNYKGIEDTIAYAPHLHAKVHHISEEGKELEFDYDRIFSIIKKAGYRGFVSLEFEGQDLHNQDELKDIPRAVGMLKGFMQRYAS from the coding sequence ATGAAACTTGGACTATGCAGTTGGTCGTATCATAAGTCATTGGAATCTGGGAAGTTAGATTTTACCGGATTATTAAAGGTATGCGCAAAAGAACTCAAGGTGGGAGGAGTAGACATTATTGCCGACCATTTGCCTAAGACGGATAAAAAGTCCTTGATTGAATACAAAAAGCGGGCAACTGATTTACACTTGACAATTGCCTGTCTTTCTCCGGGAAACAATTTTGGCAGTCCCAAATCCGAGGAGCGAAAAAAAGAAATTGAAGGAATTAAAAAATGGCTTGAAGCCGGCTATATTTTGGGAGCGCCGGTATTGAGAATATTCTCGGGTTGGCCTTATCCTTATGAGGATAAAGACAAACTCTGGCCATTAATGGTTGACTGCATTAAACAGTGTGAGCAAAACGCAAAAGAAACAGGTATAGTCCTGGCTATTGAGCCGCATAATGACGGCGGTTTTCTTCCCACATCCGGAGATACCCTAAGATTAATTAAAGAAATAAATTCAGAATGGGTAAAGATAAACCTTGACACGGGTAATTATCAAGATCCGGATAATTATAAGGGGATTGAAGACACGATTGCCTATGCTCCGCATCTTCATGCCAAGGTTCACCATATAAGCGAAGAAGGAAAAGAGCTCGAGTTTGATTATGACCGGATATTTTCGATTATAAAAAAAGCGGGTTACCGGGGATTCGTTTCTTTAGAGTTTGAAGGCCAGGATTTACATAACCAGGATGAATTAAAAGATATCCCCCGGGCTGTAGGCATGCTTAAGGGATTTATGCAAAGATATGCAAGCTAA